The following proteins are encoded in a genomic region of Vespa velutina chromosome 23, iVesVel2.1, whole genome shotgun sequence:
- the LOC124956808 gene encoding NADH dehydrogenase [ubiquinone] 1 beta subcomplex subunit 9, giving the protein MAQLPSGIVTHSQKVCSLYKRALLCLKCWYFDRLEYRYEAIKLRQRFEKNANIKDIRLAKHLLQEGEEELFHKQHFQPYAYPESPGGVAYKRNPLIPDSVLDSWDPIEKAMYPKYFARREQRKKEYTEWYFKQYPEKKLEKKDPH; this is encoded by the exons atggCACAATTACCATCTGGAATTGTAACTCATTCTCAAAAAGTTTGCAGTTTATACAAACGAGCTTTGCTATGTCTTAAATGTTggtatttcgatcgattagaatacag ATACGAGGCTATAAAACTTCGTCAACGCTttgaaaaaaatgcaaatataaaagatataagattAGCAAAACATCTCTTACAAGAGGGCgaagaagaattatttcataaacaaCATTTTCAACCGTATGCATACCCTGAGTCACCAGGAGGTGTTGCCTATAAAAGAAACCCCTTAATACCAGATAGCGTATTAGATTCTTGGGATCCAATTGAAAAAGCAATGTATCCTAAATATTTTGCACGGCGCGAAcaacgtaaaaaagaatacacaGAATGGTATTTCAAGCAATATCCAGAAAAAAagctagaaaaaaaagatcctcattaa